One window from the genome of Echinicola vietnamensis DSM 17526 encodes:
- a CDS encoding family 20 glycosylhydrolase, translating to METPTKSKAPHKQVLPPLAAYRLVICLLCLIQSIAAYPQVKEAVKGDDFNVKGFHLDLRVQVMTPEALKDFARQMADFGLNTLVMEWEATYPFKDHLTIANQFSYSREEIDDFIAYCDQLGIQVVPLQQSLGHVEYILRNPRYSELKEDRKDISQLCPMKIAESEVLFQSLFEDLAQTHNSDYIHIGGDETYLLGHCDLCRARVEEVGKSQLFVDHMKMIANLVIENGKTPLMWADIILKYPEAAAELPKETVFVDWNYGWKANHFGDISKLQELGFAFWGAPSIRSHPDNWYMTNWRTHFNNQRDFIPFSRESGYEGMVMTSWSTSGLYGFTWDVGYDVANMVQIRNTYPMSGFRILIASYAAALSHPEEFAPREFVLDYASERFGLDGQESLRLWEFLNFQRELISDAKPVKSKNVEEVKQHYRQVSDPVLQLDPGRNVEEFLHFKLMAKLRMLYLDYKEVDEVYNSPAFTQALVPSLILQMEAVLDRSEVLGKEFADLNSGFLYDAEIAELNRQRELPMNVLYHRLAKLK from the coding sequence TTGGAAACACCCACCAAAAGCAAAGCCCCCCACAAGCAGGTACTTCCTCCATTAGCAGCCTATCGCCTGGTGATATGCCTTCTGTGCCTTATTCAGTCCATCGCAGCATATCCCCAAGTAAAGGAAGCTGTGAAAGGTGACGACTTTAATGTGAAAGGCTTCCATTTGGACCTTCGCGTCCAAGTGATGACGCCCGAGGCGTTGAAGGATTTTGCAAGGCAAATGGCGGATTTTGGATTGAATACGCTCGTGATGGAATGGGAGGCGACCTATCCGTTCAAGGACCACCTGACCATTGCCAACCAGTTTTCATACAGTCGTGAGGAAATCGATGATTTTATCGCCTACTGTGATCAATTGGGGATTCAGGTCGTTCCCTTGCAACAAAGCCTGGGACATGTGGAATACATATTAAGAAATCCAAGATACAGTGAGCTGAAAGAAGACAGAAAGGACATTTCCCAGCTATGTCCCATGAAAATAGCAGAAAGTGAAGTCCTGTTCCAGTCCCTGTTCGAAGATTTGGCCCAAACCCATAATTCGGATTATATCCATATTGGTGGAGATGAGACGTACTTGCTGGGGCACTGTGATCTATGTCGTGCCAGGGTGGAAGAGGTCGGCAAATCCCAACTTTTTGTCGACCACATGAAAATGATCGCCAACCTGGTCATCGAAAATGGAAAAACCCCATTGATGTGGGCAGATATTATCCTGAAGTATCCCGAGGCCGCTGCCGAGCTGCCCAAAGAAACCGTGTTTGTCGATTGGAACTATGGCTGGAAGGCCAACCATTTTGGGGATATATCCAAACTGCAGGAGTTAGGGTTTGCCTTTTGGGGAGCACCATCCATCCGCAGTCATCCGGACAATTGGTACATGACCAACTGGCGGACCCATTTCAACAATCAACGGGACTTTATTCCCTTTTCCAGAGAAAGCGGGTATGAAGGAATGGTCATGACCTCCTGGTCCACTTCCGGACTGTATGGTTTTACCTGGGACGTAGGCTACGATGTTGCCAATATGGTACAGATCAGGAATACCTATCCCATGTCAGGGTTCAGGATTTTGATAGCCAGCTACGCTGCGGCCCTGTCCCATCCCGAGGAATTTGCTCCCCGGGAATTTGTGTTGGATTATGCTTCGGAGAGATTTGGTCTGGACGGACAGGAATCGTTACGGCTGTGGGAGTTTTTGAATTTTCAGCGGGAGCTGATCTCGGACGCCAAACCGGTGAAGAGCAAAAATGTGGAAGAGGTCAAGCAACATTACAGACAGGTCAGCGATCCGGTATTGCAGCTTGATCCTGGCCGGAATGTGGAAGAATTCCTTCATTTTAAGCTAATGGCAAAATTGCGAATGCTCTATTTGGACTATAAAGAAGTGGATGAAGTGTACAATTCGCCAGCGTTCACACAGGCGCTTGTCCCGAGCCTTATCCTGCAAATGGAAGCTGTTCTGGATCGCTCCGAAGTACTGGGCAAAGAATTTGCCGACCTGAATTCCGGTTTTCTATATGATGCCGAAATAGCGGAGCTCAACAGACAACGGGAGCTGCCAATGAACGTCTTGTACCACCGATTGGCAAAGTTAAAGTAA
- a CDS encoding 6-phosphogluconolactonase — MIDLQKDIHVFSDRKLAGTAAGKEVEQCIVNLQAAQEEVRIVFAAAPSQTGMLSYLAQSTQIKWERVIAFHMDEYIGLRAGAPELFASYLEQMLFSKLPFKKVNLIRTHGDIDGELSRYGRLIAEAPIDLVCLGIGENGHIAFNDPPVADFDDPLVVKVVELDEACRIQQVNDKCFDHLDDVPTSAVTLTIPALMAAKAMVCVVLGENKSQAVSDTLTKPVSTECPASILTTHPNCMFYFNKEAVAKLDERSYRITK; from the coding sequence ATGATAGACCTTCAAAAAGACATCCATGTCTTTTCCGACCGAAAACTGGCGGGAACGGCCGCGGGGAAAGAAGTAGAGCAATGTATCGTAAACTTGCAGGCTGCCCAGGAAGAAGTAAGAATCGTTTTTGCGGCCGCCCCTTCCCAAACGGGAATGCTATCTTATTTGGCGCAATCAACCCAGATAAAGTGGGAAAGAGTGATCGCCTTCCATATGGACGAATACATTGGCCTCAGGGCAGGTGCCCCGGAATTGTTCGCATCCTATTTGGAGCAGATGTTGTTTTCCAAATTGCCCTTTAAAAAAGTAAATTTGATCAGGACACATGGCGATATTGATGGTGAACTTTCTCGGTATGGGCGCCTGATTGCCGAAGCCCCCATAGACTTGGTCTGTCTGGGCATAGGTGAGAATGGACATATCGCTTTCAATGACCCGCCGGTGGCGGACTTTGATGACCCCCTGGTGGTTAAAGTGGTCGAATTGGATGAAGCATGTAGGATCCAGCAGGTAAACGACAAGTGTTTTGACCATCTGGATGATGTCCCGACCAGTGCGGTTACGCTCACTATTCCCGCCCTAATGGCAGCAAAGGCGATGGTATGTGTCGTATTAGGTGAAAATAAGAGCCAGGCGGTCAGCGATACCTTGACCAAACCTGTCAGCACGGAGTGCCCCGCATCCATTCTGACCACCCATCCCAATTGCATGTTCTATTTTAACAAAGAGGCCGTAGCGAAGCTCGACGAACGGTCCTATAGAATAACGAAATAA
- a CDS encoding DUF7594 domain-containing protein, which produces MKSLSIKINGAILALVLTGAVFYGCTVQEDFDYRPAGITGKLGVSALEYFQSHESFTMLSSAIALAGLSDAYRADETKTFIAPTDRAFGEYLQANAYGSLEDVPVPILRNLLRYHIVDNKVLFTDPELFESNLPIPYTTESGQVMYLSHNTNFVGLVNQGTSKQWEISTSNLEPTNGVIHVVNEIVYFSAASTDLDELDPSVKTDTIFPLADTYINGGAAASRNFGADNLLKVKNVTGDGDYDRKAYLMFDLKELPSEGVITDLRFEVGVSFTHAKNLDMNLYQVPDTTWTEMGLNWNNATMPVDPPIATITTAKVSSFNFDLTDFYGGLEQRGKLSLMIDGQDTGDETNDLASKEHETLPAPMIIAIIATGNSVLDLETNTGISVESGGSVALDAGMLEVTGASANDIIYTVEEAAQEGWLVSGATILKPGDRFTQNDINVMNLVYIHNGEGTEDQLVLSARDRAGAKLDTFEVDIRIE; this is translated from the coding sequence ATGAAGAGTTTATCGATAAAAATAAATGGAGCCATACTTGCGCTCGTCCTGACCGGAGCGGTGTTTTATGGCTGCACGGTCCAAGAGGATTTTGATTACCGGCCGGCGGGCATTACCGGTAAGCTGGGAGTGTCTGCATTAGAGTATTTCCAATCCCACGAATCATTTACCATGCTCAGTTCTGCCATTGCCCTGGCCGGACTGTCCGATGCCTACCGCGCAGACGAAACCAAAACCTTTATCGCCCCTACCGACAGGGCCTTTGGGGAATATCTCCAAGCAAATGCCTATGGAAGTTTGGAAGATGTGCCGGTGCCGATCTTGAGGAACCTCCTGAGGTACCACATCGTCGACAACAAGGTGCTGTTTACCGATCCAGAATTGTTCGAAAGTAATTTGCCGATACCATATACCACCGAAAGCGGTCAGGTGATGTACCTTTCCCACAACACCAATTTCGTGGGGCTGGTCAATCAGGGGACCAGCAAGCAATGGGAAATTTCCACCTCAAACCTTGAGCCTACCAACGGGGTGATCCATGTGGTAAACGAAATCGTTTATTTTTCGGCAGCATCCACCGATTTGGACGAGCTGGATCCTTCGGTGAAAACGGATACCATATTTCCATTGGCAGATACCTATATAAATGGCGGAGCAGCAGCCAGTAGGAATTTCGGCGCTGACAATCTGTTAAAAGTTAAAAACGTGACAGGTGATGGGGATTACGACCGAAAGGCGTACCTCATGTTCGATCTGAAGGAACTGCCTTCAGAGGGCGTCATCACCGATCTCCGGTTTGAAGTGGGCGTATCCTTTACCCATGCAAAGAATCTGGACATGAACCTTTATCAGGTACCTGATACCACCTGGACCGAGATGGGCCTGAACTGGAACAATGCCACCATGCCGGTCGACCCGCCAATTGCCACCATCACCACCGCTAAGGTCAGTTCCTTCAATTTCGATTTGACGGATTTCTACGGAGGCCTTGAGCAAAGGGGGAAACTTTCCCTGATGATCGATGGCCAGGATACAGGAGACGAAACCAATGATCTGGCCTCCAAGGAGCACGAAACATTGCCTGCCCCCATGATCATCGCCATCATTGCCACAGGAAACAGTGTGCTTGATCTGGAGACCAACACGGGAATATCAGTGGAATCGGGCGGTAGTGTGGCCCTGGACGCGGGGATGCTGGAAGTAACGGGGGCATCGGCCAATGACATCATCTATACCGTGGAGGAAGCTGCCCAGGAAGGCTGGCTGGTCAGTGGAGCGACCATCCTAAAACCGGGCGACCGGTTCACCCAAAATGACATCAATGTCATGAACTTGGTCTATATCCACAACGGAGAGGGGACAGAAGACCAGCTGGTCCTTTCGGCTCGGGATAGGGCAGGAGCAAAACTTGACACCTTCGAGGTGGACATCCGTATCGAATGA
- a CDS encoding RagB/SusD family nutrient uptake outer membrane protein, translated as MKISTNTFMTMLALVFFSCSDMLDKDPVSSFSAQGFYKTSSDAQSGVYGIYDAAQSAFSLNFSLWGEGRADAVSTNQSGDPFLLQENNLNPTLNSARWDNLYRTISRANYAIKYIPPVFEEGEEFGLQLLGQARALRALCYFYAVRVWGDVPLILEPYESVQQDLFNTRTDTETVLESVEEDLLFAAEHCRASFGGERDRNLITQGGANALLVQVYMWRGDYAAAIAAAEKVLDNSLYRLVSISDWSKIFTQGYSNESIFEIGYNEVQTNSLRVLYALGSDSNFFPSESFRDSFEEGDQRQRLIYDVTAAQPRKIWKFFGEGFNDESPDPSANNIVMVRLADIILLKAEAHNQLGEAEEALSLLNTIRTRAGLESLTLTAAQTLYGDLESAILHERSIELCYEGHRWFDLVRTGKAMEVMGPINGLSEEENLVWPIHQDAINRNPNLGQNGFYE; from the coding sequence ATGAAAATTAGCACGAATACCTTTATGACAATGCTGGCGCTCGTTTTCTTCTCATGTTCGGACATGTTGGACAAAGACCCGGTCAGCAGCTTTTCCGCCCAGGGATTTTATAAGACTTCGAGTGACGCGCAATCCGGGGTCTATGGCATATACGATGCGGCACAGTCCGCTTTCTCCTTGAACTTTTCCCTGTGGGGAGAAGGGAGGGCGGATGCGGTAAGCACCAACCAGTCCGGGGATCCCTTTCTGCTACAGGAAAACAACCTGAACCCCACGCTGAACTCGGCACGATGGGACAACCTTTACAGGACCATTAGCAGGGCCAACTATGCCATAAAATACATCCCGCCTGTTTTTGAGGAAGGGGAAGAGTTCGGGTTACAGTTGTTGGGGCAGGCCAGGGCCCTCAGGGCTTTGTGCTATTTCTATGCCGTGCGGGTATGGGGAGATGTGCCCTTGATTCTGGAACCTTATGAAAGCGTACAGCAGGACCTGTTCAATACCCGTACCGACACCGAGACCGTTCTGGAAAGTGTAGAAGAAGATCTCTTGTTTGCAGCCGAACACTGCAGGGCAAGTTTTGGGGGCGAAAGGGACAGGAACCTGATTACCCAAGGAGGGGCCAATGCCTTACTGGTCCAGGTGTACATGTGGCGGGGAGACTATGCCGCTGCGATTGCTGCGGCGGAAAAAGTACTGGACAATTCCTTGTACCGTTTGGTATCCATCAGTGACTGGTCAAAGATCTTTACGCAAGGGTACTCCAATGAAAGCATTTTTGAAATAGGCTATAATGAAGTGCAGACCAATTCCCTGCGCGTGTTGTACGCCTTGGGATCGGACAGTAATTTCTTTCCCAGTGAGTCCTTTCGGGATTCCTTTGAGGAAGGTGACCAAAGGCAACGGCTCATTTACGATGTGACCGCTGCCCAACCGCGAAAGATCTGGAAATTTTTTGGAGAGGGGTTCAATGACGAAAGTCCCGATCCGTCTGCGAACAATATCGTCATGGTCAGGTTGGCGGATATCATCTTGCTGAAAGCGGAAGCCCATAACCAATTGGGAGAGGCCGAGGAAGCCCTGTCCCTATTGAATACCATTCGGACCAGGGCGGGACTGGAAAGCCTTACCTTGACGGCCGCACAGACCCTTTATGGGGATTTGGAGTCCGCCATTTTGCACGAGCGCTCGATCGAACTGTGTTATGAGGGGCATCGGTGGTTCGACCTGGTGAGGACAGGAAAGGCAATGGAGGTCATGGGGCCGATCAACGGCCTGAGCGAAGAGGAAAACCTGGTTTGGCCCATACACCAGGACGCCATAAACAGGAATCCGAATTTGGGCCAGAATGGGTTTTATGAGTAA
- a CDS encoding SusC/RagA family TonB-linked outer membrane protein, translated as MGHFNRYVKAKSWFSALVILLNMVWSFSLFAQGKNVTGVVKDGESGDPLVGVSVLVKGTSKGVVTDLDGAYSIQDVSTEDVLMFSYLGYSMKEIPIGSRSVIDVELVSNTSDLDEVVIVGYGVQEKRNLTGAIASVGSEEVRKTNVQDPISLLQGRAAGVQVTSNSGAPGGGMTINIRGNSSLNAGNNPLYVVDGVPIETNVTSSLNGSENFGLNPLAAINPADIESIEILKDASSTAIYGSRAANGVVLITTKRGKDGKAQINLNVHSGVSQITRKLDVLNASQYRSAVLDSYANSDDGREPIFAVVDSLSSTNNGDVDWQRELLRKAVQTSVDLSVQGGSENVRYAWSSSFLDQDGIVLNSNYRRITSRLNVDFNVTDRLTVGQSISYSNGVNNRINAAGTGNLSIIRELLIRPPSYSMYLPDGSLNGYQFGKRNPVGLAELSTNLNKSNRIIAGQYLEYKLAEGLKFRTSVNVDFLSMKEDTFIPSTLDYREGYNTGSVRSTNNLTWSNENILTYQKQVDGKHNLGGLLGFSYQDWDYERTGLDGMFFPSDDIRTLNGAGTISNQEVNIATSHSLLSYFGRVSYDYERRYLFEANLRADGSSRFGRDNRFGFFPSASVGWRFSDEPFLNGAGVLDDGKLRFSAGQTGNEAIGNYTSQGEFMVGANYLDYSGAAPTVMPNSGLSWETTTQYNAGMDLAFWQGRLGLTVDAYIKDTKDLLYNVPIPRETGFGYITQNIGKIRNKGIEVLLNTHNVATRHFTWSTSLNISKNTNIVKELPEELLTNGFIQNGNFHILQEGYPIGTFYGWRFDGVYARDEDNINGVTNGSQGPVFEGGDPIWHDLNGDNVIDQNDRQVIGNATPDFFGGITNDLSYKNFSLSFMFQFSYGGEIYSEINHQRNSIVRYNNLSTAALDRWREQGDITDFPKPVQDDPLQSDSRIQSRWVEDGSYIKLKNVNLRYSLPLELVNRIGLSRLDAYVTGTNLVTWTNYTGFDPDVSSYSGLRIGVDEGSYPQSRTVIVGLSIGL; from the coding sequence ATGGGGCATTTTAACAGGTATGTAAAGGCCAAATCATGGTTTTCAGCATTGGTGATTCTATTAAATATGGTTTGGTCTTTTAGTTTGTTTGCGCAAGGGAAAAACGTGACAGGAGTCGTAAAGGACGGAGAAAGTGGAGATCCTCTGGTCGGGGTGTCCGTTTTGGTAAAAGGAACTTCCAAAGGGGTGGTAACCGATTTGGACGGGGCCTATTCCATTCAGGATGTCTCTACCGAAGATGTGTTGATGTTCTCTTATTTGGGATATTCCATGAAGGAAATCCCCATCGGCAGTCGGTCCGTAATTGATGTGGAGCTTGTCTCGAACACAAGTGATCTGGACGAGGTGGTCATCGTCGGGTATGGTGTCCAGGAAAAAAGGAACTTGACAGGGGCCATTGCCTCGGTAGGAAGCGAAGAGGTTCGCAAAACAAACGTGCAGGATCCCATATCGCTTTTACAGGGAAGGGCGGCCGGAGTCCAGGTGACCTCCAATTCAGGGGCACCTGGGGGAGGAATGACCATCAATATTCGCGGTAACTCCTCGCTGAATGCAGGAAATAATCCCCTGTATGTAGTTGATGGTGTTCCGATCGAAACGAACGTGACCTCGTCATTGAACGGATCCGAAAATTTTGGCCTCAATCCATTGGCGGCCATTAATCCAGCGGATATCGAGTCAATTGAAATATTGAAGGATGCTTCCTCAACGGCCATATACGGTTCCAGGGCGGCCAATGGGGTCGTGTTGATCACCACAAAAAGGGGAAAGGATGGAAAGGCACAAATTAACTTGAACGTACATTCAGGGGTAAGCCAGATCACCAGAAAGCTGGACGTGCTCAATGCGAGCCAATACAGAAGTGCCGTGCTGGATTCCTACGCCAATTCCGATGATGGACGGGAACCTATTTTTGCTGTTGTCGATTCCTTGAGCTCTACCAATAATGGAGATGTGGATTGGCAGCGTGAACTGCTCAGAAAAGCCGTCCAGACCAGTGTGGACCTGTCCGTGCAGGGAGGATCCGAAAATGTAAGGTATGCTTGGAGTTCCTCGTTTTTGGACCAAGACGGTATCGTCCTCAATTCGAACTACCGCAGGATCACTTCCCGGCTCAACGTGGACTTCAATGTGACCGATCGCCTTACGGTAGGGCAAAGTATATCCTATTCAAATGGCGTGAACAACAGGATCAATGCGGCGGGCACCGGAAACCTTAGCATCATCAGGGAATTGCTGATCCGCCCTCCGTCATATTCGATGTACCTGCCCGATGGTTCCCTCAACGGGTACCAGTTTGGCAAACGGAACCCAGTGGGGCTTGCAGAGCTTTCTACAAATCTCAACAAGAGCAACCGCATCATTGCCGGCCAATACCTCGAATACAAATTGGCCGAAGGCCTGAAGTTCAGGACCTCCGTCAACGTGGACTTCCTTTCCATGAAAGAGGATACCTTCATTCCCTCGACCCTGGATTATAGGGAGGGGTACAATACGGGCTCGGTCCGTTCCACCAATAACCTGACCTGGTCCAATGAAAATATACTGACCTATCAAAAGCAAGTCGATGGAAAGCACAATCTGGGTGGTCTTTTGGGCTTCAGTTACCAGGACTGGGACTATGAGCGCACAGGATTGGACGGGATGTTTTTTCCAAGTGATGATATCCGGACCCTGAACGGGGCCGGGACCATTTCAAACCAAGAGGTGAACATAGCCACATCACATTCCCTGCTTTCCTACTTTGGAAGGGTGTCCTACGATTATGAACGGAGGTACCTTTTCGAAGCCAATCTGAGGGCAGATGGTTCCTCCAGGTTTGGAAGGGACAATCGTTTTGGGTTCTTTCCTTCGGCGTCTGTGGGATGGAGGTTTTCCGATGAACCGTTTTTGAACGGTGCGGGAGTGCTTGATGATGGCAAATTGCGCTTTAGCGCGGGCCAGACAGGTAACGAGGCGATTGGGAACTACACCTCGCAAGGAGAGTTTATGGTGGGGGCCAACTACCTGGATTATTCCGGGGCCGCGCCTACAGTGATGCCCAATTCGGGATTGTCATGGGAAACCACTACCCAGTATAATGCGGGAATGGACCTGGCCTTTTGGCAGGGAAGGCTTGGCCTGACCGTAGATGCATACATCAAGGACACCAAGGACCTGCTCTATAATGTGCCCATTCCAAGGGAAACGGGCTTTGGGTACATCACCCAAAATATCGGAAAGATCCGGAACAAGGGAATCGAAGTGCTGCTCAATACACACAATGTTGCCACCCGGCATTTCACCTGGAGTACAAGTCTCAACATCAGTAAAAACACCAACATCGTCAAGGAATTGCCCGAGGAGCTGTTGACCAATGGTTTTATCCAAAACGGAAATTTCCATATCCTTCAGGAAGGATATCCGATCGGTACGTTTTACGGGTGGCGATTTGATGGGGTTTATGCCAGGGATGAAGACAATATCAATGGTGTCACCAATGGATCCCAGGGACCCGTATTCGAAGGAGGGGATCCCATCTGGCATGACCTCAACGGGGATAATGTGATCGATCAAAATGACAGACAGGTCATCGGCAATGCCACACCGGATTTTTTCGGTGGGATCACCAATGACCTTTCCTATAAAAACTTCAGCCTGAGCTTTATGTTTCAATTTTCCTATGGAGGGGAGATCTACAGCGAGATCAACCACCAGCGTAATTCCATTGTACGATACAACAACCTGTCCACCGCTGCACTTGACCGGTGGAGGGAACAAGGGGACATTACCGATTTTCCAAAACCTGTACAGGACGATCCGCTGCAGAGTGACAGCAGGATACAGAGCAGATGGGTAGAGGATGGCTCTTACATTAAATTGAAGAACGTGAACCTGCGCTACTCCTTGCCGCTGGAATTGGTCAACCGTATTGGACTGTCCCGGTTGGATGCCTATGTGACGGGCACCAACCTGGTCACATGGACCAACTATACCGGTTTTGATCCTGATGTCAGTTCGTACAGCGGACTGAGAATAGGAGTGGACGAGGGATCATATCCCCAAAGTAGAACGGTGATCGTAGGCCTATCAATTGGACTGTAA